In Cicer arietinum cultivar CDC Frontier isolate Library 1 chromosome 7, Cicar.CDCFrontier_v2.0, whole genome shotgun sequence, a single window of DNA contains:
- the LOC140921005 gene encoding probable ubiquitin-like-specific protease 2B produces MSMFKLDPDNVKHYIVDMFLRNKESDKLFLAPYNSGAHWVLFAINAVSEVIYYLDPVHGDYTNHPGIKNMLDTALKVYRAQRGAKVSKQKSNNITWISIKCPRQTNNIDCGYYILRFMKEIVEKNKTIIPETYFANSSPSYSEEDLMELKEEWCQYVLDMKII; encoded by the exons atgtcgatgttcaaactcgatccagacaatgtaaaacactacattgtagatatgtttttaagaaataaagaaagtgataaattgttcttggcaccatataattcagg ggcacattgggtgctatttgcaatcaatgcggtctctgaagtgatatactatttggatcccgtgcacggcgattacaccaatcaccccggaataaagaatatgctcgacac tgccttaaaagtttatcgagctcaaagaggtgctaaagtgtcgaagcagaagtcgaataacattacatggatctcaataaagtgccctcgtcaaacaaataacatcgactgtgggtactacatattgagattcatgaaggagattgttgagaagaataaaactattatcccagaaacg tactttgccaattccagtccatcatattctgaggaagatctgatggaattaaaggaagaatggtgtcagtacgtgcttgacatgaaaattatttga